Genomic segment of candidate division KSB1 bacterium:
TTTAAAAGGTTTGACTCATTAGAAAAATTGAGTTGCAAGGGCAAAATAAGATTTTTTATTTTTCTCTGCGTCATCTTCGTGTCTTAGCGACTTTGCGTGCGGTTTTTTCTTTAAATTGGTTTAAAAAGATTAAGACTAAACCAATTTTTCGAATCGTACCACGAGTGCTTAATTTCAAAGCCACTGGCTTGCGCCATCTCTTTGATTTGCTCTTTGGAAAATTTGTAGGAATCTTCCGTGTAGATGGTCTCGCCTTTCTTAAATTCAAAAATCCGATTCAGCTTGCCTATTTTTACCGACTGCCGGCTTGTGCTTTCCAGGTGCATTTCGATGCGGCTCATTTTTTTATTAAGAAAAGCTTTGTGGCGAAACTTCTCGATGTTAAAATTGCCCTCTAATTCATTGTTGATGCGGACGAGCATGTTCAGATTGAATTGCGCGGTCACACCTTGCGAATCATTGTAAGCCGGTTCGATGATCTCTTTATCCTTAATTAAATCAACGCCAATGAGAAAGCAATCCTGGCTGTTCAGGGTCGCGCGAATTTCACGGAGAAATTCAATCCTGCCTTTTTCATTAAAATTTCCAATTGTGGAGCCTAAAAACGCAATGAGCTTTTTGGAGATGTTTTGCTGTTTCAGCGAGTTCAGCGCCGTGATGTAATCGGAAGCCAGTGCAGTGATTCTTAATTCCGGATAGTCTTTTAAAAGAGCTTTTGCGCTTTCTACCAAAATACTTTTTGAAATATCGATTGGGATATAATGCAGCTTTTCATGGCGTCTCAAAAACGCTTCGAGCAGCAAGCGGGTTTTTGTGGAGCTGCCGCTGCCGAGTTCAATAAACGCAAAATCTTTTTGGGCAAGAACGGCTATTTCTTCTGAATACTTTTCAATG
This window contains:
- the egtD gene encoding L-histidine N(alpha)-methyltransferase — translated: IEKYSEEIAVLAQKDFAFIELGSGSSTKTRLLLEAFLRRHEKLHYIPIDISKSILVESAKALLKDYPELRITALASDYITALNSLKQQNISKKLIAFLGSTIGNFNEKGRIEFLREIRATLNSQDCFLIGVDLIKDKEIIEPAYNDSQGVTAQFNLNMLVRINNELEGNFNIEKFRHKAFLNKKMSRIEMHLESTSRQSVKIGKLNRIFEFKKGETIYTEDSYKFSKEQIKEMAQASGFEIKHSWYDSKNWFSLNLFKPI